Genomic window (Muntiacus reevesi chromosome X, mMunRee1.1, whole genome shotgun sequence):
TCACCAAAGAGACAAGAGATCACAGGTGCTAgcgaagatgtggagaaaagggaagacttctgcactgctggtgggaatgtaaattggtgcaactactttggaaaacagtatggaagttcctcctgaaattaaaaatagaattgccaggacttcccttgtggtccagtggttaaggctctaagcttggttggggaactatgatcTTGAATGCCCCAATGACAGTGACAGcattaggtgctcagtcatgtccaactctttgcaaccccactgactgtagccttccagtctcctctgtccttggatttctccaggcaagaatactggagtgggttgccattcccttctccagggaatcttttcaatccaggatcaaacctgggtgtcttgctttgcaggcagattctctaccatctgagtcatcaggaaagccccatgatgtggccaaaagttttttaaaaatgaattttaaaaagatataattaccataggatccagcagttccatttctgggtatatactgGAAGGAAATCAAATCACTATCTTGATGAGTTTTCTGCACATCCATGtcacagcagcattactcacaataaccaagacatggaaacaagctgAGTGTCCTtcggtggatgaatggataaagaagatatagtatataatacacacacatacacacacacacacacatacacacaaacacacacacacacacatatatatatatataaaagaatattactcagctattaaaaggatGAAATCTTGCCACTTAGGACAATGTGGATATACCTTGAGGGCACTACgctcagtgaaataaatcaaactgagaaagacaaatactgtgtaatTTCATTTCTGTGTAGACTCAAAAAAAGCTGAAGAGATAGAATAGAAAGGATGGTGGTTTTCAGGGGCTGAGGTAAAAAAAGACCTGGTGATCAAGAGCACAGACTTCCGGTtagaagatgaataagttctcAGATCTAAGGTAAAGCACAGTGACTAGAGTTAATACTACCGTAGTGTACACTTGAAAGTTGCTATGAGtagattttaaatgttctcaccataacaacaacaaaatgaaaattctgTGAGGTGGAGAATGTGTTCTCTAACTTTATTGTGGTCAACATTTTGCAACACATATGTGTACCAAATCATGCTGTACACCTTCAACTTACACAATGATCTTTCAATAAAGTTGGGAAAAAATTTGTGAAAAATTAGCTGTGCCACTCCAAGCTCTGcctacttggagaattttccttTGCTGCCTCTCCAGAGGAGATTGGTTATTGGAAAGAAGAGGGCCTGGCCTTTCTATAAAACCCTAGCGCTCTGCACAGTGATCCCCTATCAGTGCTGGCCAGAGGATCCACACAGCCTCACCAATTCCCACAGACATTTTGAGCATTATTGGATCTGCTGGGTCACAGGCCCAGTTGGAAGTGAGAGAGCAGCCCAGATTCACTGCAGAGTTATTTCCTGCCTGGATCCCCACGCAAAACAGGTAGCCTCATGAGTTACACAATCAATGGGTCAATGTAGCACGCTTGCCTGTGATATACATTCCATGATCCCAAAGAGTACAACCAGACATTATTTTTAGAGGTGGTTGATGTAGGTGCACCTGTCTTTCACCCTGAAGACAGTAACTTTACATTCTGTACAGCACTGAGCTTCCAGAAATTTCAGTGAGGTTTTACGTCCCTAGATTTTCATGGAGTAAATCTTCCACCTTCTGGTCTGTATATGTCTTACAAAGCATCTCTAGTACTCTCTGCTTCTTGCTTATCAGATTCAATCAGGATGATGTCATCAGTGCAGTGGACCAGTAGATTTTGTGAGAAATGGTGAGATAGTCTGAGTCTCTGAGCAGTACATTAtgtcagagaggaggagaggtgaCTTGATCCTTAAGTGTGCTATTGGCCCTGCCAAGTATAAACAAAATGCTTCTGATGGACTTTgtgtattagaaaagaaaagaaaaagtaaagtcactcagtcatgtctctttgcaaccccatggactgtagcccaccagactcctccatccatggaattttctaggcaagagtactggagtgagtttccatttccttctccaggggatcttcctgacccagggatcgaacctgggtctcccgcattgcaagccaatgctttaccgtctgagccaccagggaatccctttgCATATTGGTATGGAGTAAAATAGTCAATAGGCCAATAGCTACATAGCATGAACCAGGGGTTGTGTGCTGACTGCTTCGGGAAAGAGACTCTATCTGGAACAGCAGCTATCATTGTAGTCACCACCTGATGAAGTTGAAATCAGTCTGTAGTCTTTCTCCAAGATCCATCCACCTTCTGCACAGACTCAAATAGATAAATGGGGATATGAGCCATGTCATCCCAACTGTAACTTTCAAGTCAAGGCACAAATACCTGCAATTCCCACTAGCAATTACATCTTTGCATTCCTGCCCCTGCAGCAGCCAAGGTTGTGTTGGCATCTTGATCTCATTGAACTTAGGCCACAGTGGAGTCCAAGTTGAAGTCATCCAAAAAAGTTGTCAGTTAGAATCCCTGCCAGCTACATGGGTTAACATGAATATAGACTCTCTGGTAAATGCACCCAGCTCAATAAATTGTGTCTAACCCAACATTACATTCCACCCTCTTGATATAACATCCTTAGGATCCACTCTCACATAAATGCTCCCAGGCGTCTGTCAGTAATAACTAGCAAAAATCTTACTATTCTTTTGGGTTTACGGCTGTTTCCTCTTAAGTCTTTCCTGTGCCCACACCCCCAGAGAATGCTGAGACTGGGCCCTCCTCATGGATCTAATGGCAACGGATCCTCATGGAGAATGGGTGTCCCTTTGCAAAGTATCAGAGAGCTTCCACGACAACCCTAAAAGTTCTCTTACTTTTTGTAGCCATGGAGCTGAAATGTGCTTCAAGTCAAGCACAGCGTTTCATCGTGCAGCTTGAAGAATCCCAGTGTTGACTTAATTCTTGGTTTCTCACGTGAGAGGTGGAGCTGTGAGTGGTGAGAAGCAAATGGTAGCTTTGAACTGGAAGATGAGATTCTTGACGCTACCCTTGTTACCAGTTTATCCATCGGTCTGGATCCAACCAATCAGGAAGGAGAAGCAAAGGCAGGTCCTTCCCCAGCTTCTTGagagggaataataataataaacaaataaaaagtcactcagtcgcatctgactctttgtgaccccatgaagtatacagtccagggaattctccaggccagaatactggagtgggtagcctttcccttctccagggggtcttcccaacctagggatcgaacctgcccaaccaggtctcccgcattgcaagcagattctttaccagctgagctacagagGGAATAGGGCCTTGCCAACTCCTCGATCCTACACATCCAGCCTCCATATCTGGGAGACAACACGTTTCTGCTGTTGCAGCCCCTCAGCTTGTAGTCCTTGGTCACAGCCACCTTCACAAACTCATACAGCCCCTAAGGCTGGAATGAAAAGCAGGACTGCAACTCCTCAAACTTAGCCACACTGATGGGGACCCTGAGAGGTGACACTCAGTGTTAAGGTAGGGGTAGAGCCTAGCCAGTGCTGGGGATTCCAAGCTCAGAAAAGAGCCCCAGGGAGGACCCCAGGAGGAGGGGCATTTGTCACCTGGCATTGGTGTCTCAGTTTGGGGATGCAACAAAGCACAGCCCCTCTTGTCTTCAAGGCCAGAGGAGGAGTGAAGGACTTGTGAGGATGATGCTTCCACAAAAGCACACCCTTACTTCCTTCTCAGGCCTTGCAGTCTCCCTCTAACAGCCTCTGAGAGCAGAGCTTAGGATAGGGCCAGCAGGCCAAGCGGGAATGGGATTTGCAGAGTCTCCGCTCTAGCATCAAGAGGCAGAGGAGAGCAAAGTCGGTTGGCACTCAAGAGACAAGAGCTTAATACCTGGCCCAGTCATGCTCGTCCTGGGGCATGCGCTTTCAAGAAAGGACTGCGTAGATCCGCTTTACCCAGAACAGCCAGAgcttggaaacaacccaagtgtccaccaacaggcacatggatgtgtaaactgtggtacatctgcACCATTCCCCAGCAGGGCATGGGAGGGAAGATGCCATAAGTGGGGCTGTGTCTGGAACAAGTAGTGGGTAGGGGCATATATGGCTTTCTGTGTTGCCAGTGTTGTGAGTGGTGGATTCAAAAGTGCCAACTTCAGGTGAGCACTTTAtgtcatgcatgctaagtcccagTGATGACATTTTGGGGGGATGTCAGGGCAGTGAAATTACTCTATATGATAccatacatttgtccaaatccaCAGAACATACAACACTGAGAGTGAATGCTAATGGCAGTTGTGGACTTCAGTTAATGCTAATAAATCAGTTGTGGACTTCAGTTAATGCTAATAAATCACTTTGGATCATCAGTTGCAAGAGATGGAAGAGGGGAATAAAGAGGGAAACTGGTGAGGAACTGAAATCTACACAGAAATTCTCTACTCGCCACTCAAtgtttctgtaaacctaaaattgttctagaaaacaaagtctgtaatttttttttttttttttttttttttttttaccatccagAGAGGCAGCCCAGGGTTGACATGGCAGCTCCATCTCACCAGGACCCTGGGCTCTTTCTATGTTGCTGCTCTGTCATCATCAACAGCCAACTTCCAGTCTCCCAGGCTGGCCAGGAGATGGAGCCAGGCAGGGAAAGACACACTATGCTTCTTTCAGGGCACAGCCCTGTGCTTCCGTCCCAGTGGCCCCACCTAGGTGCAAAGGAGTCTGGGAAATGCATCTTCAGCTGAGTGAAGACATTCTATTGTTGTAAGAACAAGAAGACATGTTTTGGGGCCAAGAAGCAGATGCTGTTTTAGGTGGAGATTTAAGAGGGGATGATTAGGGTAGACAAGTCTGGAGGGGTGATCCATTAATAGGAGCAGAATAGCAGGGCAAGAGCCACAGACGCATGTAGTGTTACTAGCTGGTGTTTTTAGGGATGAAAGGTGGTTATTGCATGTTTGCTCCCGGAACTAACCAACAGGAGCCAAACATGAGAGATGCAGAAAAGACAAGGAAGATACAGCAAGAGAATAATCCTTGATGAGTCGCAGTGGGGTGGGACCTGGTACCTGGGTGGAGAGGGCGACCTCGGATTTCAGCTCACCTCACTGAGGGTTCCGGGCTGGGGTTGGGGTAGAGGGGGCAGATTTGATGGTGAGAATGGGGGCAAAGATGCCTTCTACTGGTGTTTTGTAGTGACTCAGCTAAAGAGGACAGACACCAAGACCTCTGCTGAGCATGGGAGTAGGGCAAAGAGATGCAGAGCAGCAGGACCGGCTGGCCGTCTGTACCAGCGGGTCCACTTGAAGTCTCTGTCATTCATATGAGGGGGGATTTTACTGCCTGGGAGGGCCAGGCAGCCCAGGGTGCTCTACCCCCCGGGGCCTGAAGCTGCAGGAACAAGGTGCCCAACAGTGGTTGAGAGCCCAGATTGCCCCTGGAAGTCCAGCGGGTTAAGGGGAACAGGCCAGGTGGAACCACAGTGTGGGACCCGGTGCTGGGTAAAATGACAAGAGCGCCTCTTTGTTTCCAGgtttttatttgccttttataATTCtgatatttatgtacatatatatatatacttctgttTTTTGTAAAGGGCTCATCGACAGACCAAGCAAAGGCATTCGGGGCGATGGTGGCTGCTGGGAGAACcgatctttcctttttttttttttttttgtctgtttttcttttttcctgggaTGGGATCATCAAAGCTAATTGCTAGAAAACCTAGAAACCACCTAGAGACTCAGACATCTGCCTACACACTAGTGGCATATGGGGAAAGGGTGAGAGCACAAACTTGCAAAACCGCGGTGTATTTACATTTCCAAGGTGgggggggagcagggctgggggggaTCGCTGAGCAAGGGGCTGAACAAGTTCAGACTGGGGTTGGGGGCATGGGTTGGTAAGGGGTCCTGGGGCCGGGGGAGGAGGTGGGCCTGGGCAGGGACAGCGGAGCCCACTTGGATGTTGTGTGGTGGGCACTGAAGGCAGCATGTGTCTGGAACTCCTGAAAGCCAGCTGCAGGGTGGGGTGGGCCAAGTTGACACAGGCAGTCGGGGAGAGGGACTCTGGTCTGTTTAGATGGCCCCCTCCGTACCCGTGGCCAGCTTGTTCAGTTCCCATCCCAGTTGGAGCAGAGATGGCCGAGAAGATGGGGCAGATGGCGGGGACACCGACTTTGGTCCCCTGTCCCAGTCCAACTGGCCAACGAGTGGCTGGGGCTGGAGGTGCCAACCCTGGTCCTGGGGAGAGCCCCTCCACAGCTGTGCCTGCCTCCTCGCCCCAACCACAGCCTCACCCTGCCCAAAGGCCGGCAAGGCAGCACCTGAAAGCTCCTGGCATGTGAGTGGCCCCCGAGCTGGAGTGAAAAAGCAGTGTGTGCCCAAGAAGCAGAGCAGCTGGGTTTTGGCAATCAAGTGGGGACTGGGGAGTCAGAAGGGGGCGTTGAGGCAGCGAGATACCCTCCTTGGCCCCCCAACTCACTGGAGAGAAGGACGGGCCTCAGTCCCAGGGTCAGGGACCCAGCACAGGTCTCGAGCTGGGCCATAATGGTGACCTCTGACAGCCCCGCAACCTGGGCGGTGCTCTGCCTGGCCTGGCCAGACCCTGCTACTCCAGGGTTCCGGCGGGGTTGACGGGGGATGCAGCCCCAGAGCTGTCATTGCcccctgctgcctccttctccttctttccgCTGTACTGGCCGATGAAGGAGCCATCCTCATTGAACTGGACGTCCACGCTGCCTCCGTAGTCAGCCAGGCTGTCATCACTGCCCAGGGGCTTGATGTCTCCGTTGAGTGATGGCTGGCTGCTGCCAAAGGCCTTCTCCTCATTGTCACTGCAAGGGGAAGGCGGGGACCGTGGGAGATGACCCGATGGTACCCAGCAGGAGCAGGCAGCCTCTGGCCTGAGATGgtaggcctgggttcaatccccctTCTGTGTGTTCTGAGCACACTGGGGACAAGGCCCTCACTCTGGACACGTGCAGCTTACATGCCTGCAccctgggggtgtgggggcaccCGTCTCCAGACGGGCTGAGCAGGGGTGCCCATCCAGCCCATCCCTGGAGACAGGGacagggacagggaggcttgggagCTGAGTGTCAGCATTGTTGGCTGGTCCCTGAACCAGGAACCTGTAGGATCGGGCGGCATGGGGAGTGCACTGGCCTGGCACAAAGCACCCACAGGAGGGTCCCTGCCCCCCGAGTGTGACAGCCCAGCCTTACCTCTCCAGGGACCTGCCATCAACCCCGCAGCACAAAGGAGAGACAAAGAGATGCAGTCACGCACACAAAGCGTGCTGCTGGGCGGCCCGGGGGCATGGGCTCCACCCCCAGCTCACCTGTACTCTCCGAAGGTTTCGTCCTTCATGGGCCGGGCCTCTGAGTCCACCTGGGTgtcctccttgtccttcactgcaGACACAGAACAGGCCCAGCTGCTCACCCTGCCCCATCACCCAGCCCGGCCCCAGGCACATGGGCCCAGTCCTTCGCACACTCAACGCTGACAACTCCCCTTGGGCCACCTGCCCGCTGCCCCCAGCACGCCCATGCTGTCTTGCCCGGGCTCAGGGACCGAGCGAGGAGGGGCACGGCCGGGATGTACCCGAGTACTTGCCACCCTTGCTGCGCTTAATGAAGCACAGGATGAGTAAGACAAGAAGCAGGACGACGATGGCGCTGACAAAGCCGATGAACCAGCCCTCGGTGGCAAAGCCAGTGGGAGGCAGTCTCACTCGGCctagggaggggagaggaggcaggagacTGAGGCCAAGGCCAGGGTTGAATGCGGGGGGCCCCCAGGGACACTGCAGTTGCAGGACCTGAGCCTGCCCCATCAGTCCCCGGCCTTGGGCAAGGGCCTCCCTCTAAGCCTCTGGCTCTGTCCCCTGCCAACCCCCAACCCTGCCAACCTCCCATGCCAGGGACCCCCCATGCCAGGGACTTCACAGGAGCAGCTGAGGATGTCTGAGGACTTCAGACAGCCCGGGGGAGGGGTGAGCTGATGGGGGAAGGAAAAGTCGAGGGGCCCTCTGGGGGAACAGGGAGGAAGACCTTCAGTAGAAATGGCTTCCCTGGCAACAGGACCAGTGGAGGATATGAAAAAAAGGGCTCTTTTCAGGGACCCGGACTTTTCTCCATCACGGGCTTAGGGGCACAGAGGTTCTGGCGGGGCAGTGGGCAGTCCAGGGATGGAGGGAAGCTGACTAGGCCTGCCCGCGGCCCCCGCACCAGTGCCGTTGGTCTTCACCGCCATCTGGTGCAGGAGCACCTGCTCCTTGAGCAGCTGGATCTCATAGTCAGTGTCAGGCTGAAGGTCCCACTGTGTGTAGGAGCTCTGGTTATAGCTGACGTATTGTGGTGGGAGACGAGCCACCAGCTTCTCATCTGTAGGGGGCGAGAGCAATCTGACTGAGCAGGGAGGGCCTGGCAGCACGCTGGGTCCATGCCAGCCCCAGCCCCTCTGGGCCCTGAACCCCCTTTTGAGACTCACCCCCCAGGGCTTTGAACCAGATCTGGAACCCGAAGTTGCACTGGCCCTCCTTGGGGACCCAGGAGACCACGCTGTAATTCTCGCCAGCCATGGCGGAGATGTTGCCAAAGTCCGGTGTCCCTGGTGATGGAGAGAAGGGTCACGGGACCTGGAGGCCGCCCCAAGGCCTGCCCTTGCCGCCTGCTTGGAGCCCCCGCCAGCTCACCAGATAAGGCCATGGTGCCTCCTTCCCGCACGATCGCCTCCCCCGGGCCCTCCTTTGTGGTGGCCTGCAGTTGGAATCGGTACCGCAAGCGGGGGCTGAGATTAGTCAGGTTGTGTGTCCGCAGCTCGGGGTCCGGAAGGTCAAAGGACAACTGCTCCTTGCTCCCGTCGTTCACTGTGAGGACAGGTGAGCAGTGGGCTTTGGCTCCCAGTGCGGCCCACTCCTCgactcccccctccaccccttgGCTGGGCCCACAACACACGTACGAGGTTGGTAGGAGAGCACGTAGCCCGTGAGCACGCCGTTATGACTGAGCGGAGGCTGCCAGTGCAGCAGTAGGCTGGTGTCCGACTGGCACTCCAGGTGCAATGACTCGGGGTGTCCAGGCACTGCAGGGCACAGAGACCAGTGGCAAGTCCTTGCCCCGGTCACCCCAGGTGGGAAGGGATGGGGGGCGTGGAGGCAGGGGTGCAGGGCACAGAGCTCACCTCCCtcaggggtgttgaaggtcaccctactggcaggccccagtccccTCCCATTAAAGGCCTGAACCTCCAGTTGGTAGGAGCTGTAGGGCCGCAGGCCTCCCAGGATGGCGCTGGTGGCATTGGCTGGCACCACCACGTGGCCTTTGTGGACATGCCTCTTGCTGTGCTTCCTCTGACTGCCTTCCCACCAGTATGTCACCTACAGGTGGATAGGAGACCCCAGAAGGACAGAAAGGGTCTGGCAGTGACCCAGGTCAGGGTAGAGTGGGGTGAGAAGCATGTGTTCCTCATGGCCCTCCCAAGGGAGCAGCTGGCAGAAACCCAGCCCCAGTCCTGTCACTCCTGGTCGCCCCACCCGTCACCCCAGGGATTTCTCCAGCCCCCACATGATGGACTCTTACATTGTATCCCCGGAGGTGGCCCTTGACCAGGGCTGGGTCCACAGACTGCCACCTGACCAGCACAGTGCTTGAATTGAGGGCCTCAACGGGTTCCAGCAGAGGGCTTGCCTCGGGGTCTGCAAAGGGCCAGTGACATGGATGAGGGCAGCCCAGGACTCCTCCCACCCACAGCGGGAAGATGGATTTGGATGTGATGTGACAGGTGGGCAGTTTAATGAGCAAGGGCATTCGCATGGTCTCAGGGTCTCTcctcaaagagagagaaaatagtaaCTGTGACAGAGGAACTAGAAAAGATCTCGACTGCATAATCAAACTAAACATTTGGTCATGTTCTAGATTTGAGGCAAGGGAAGAAGCAGGATAAGTGGACGCCATGCGGGAGATCCTGACTTGGACCATGGACTGCAGGAAAGACAGTCCTGGGTCCCACATTGGGAGTATCGGCTGCCATCAAAACAGACAGTTAAGTTATAGATGCCAACTTATGGATGGTCAATGTCTTTCTGGATTTCCAAGACACCTCTTTGGTTATGTAAGCAAATAGCTTTACTCTTAGGGAATGCACTATATTAAGAGGTAGGAGCTGGCACTGGGCCGGATCCCTGAGTGGGGGGCAGAGAGTGGGCCAGGGAGGCACATGTgggctccaccccaccccccgcgtATGGGCAGGGCCAACCTGATACTCACAGTCCTCCCCAGAGTAGCCGATGGTGATCTGGGGCTCGGGGCCCTTGCCCTGGCTGTTGACGGCCTGGACTTTGATCTCATACGGCACAAAAGTAGATGTATTGGACACCACCAGGAAGGGGTCACTGACTATCTGTTCCTGCCAGGCCCCCTGCATCTTCTGGGGGCGCCACTGCACTCGATACTGAATCTGGGGGGCATTCCAGTCCATCCACCGTAGCGGCTAGAGGGGGAGAGCAAAAAAGAAGCTCCTAAGGTCCCTGGTCCTTAGGACAGCCAGCTTTTTGAGGGGGTAGCAAACCCCTGAGTCCTGATCTGAGGTCCAGGGGTGAGCTCAGCCCAGGGCTCTCACCTTCCAAGTGATGACCATGTTGTTGGTCTCGTTTCCTTCCCCCTTcacgtccatggggttcttctcCGGGGCTGCAAAGTAATGTGGACACATCAATGCTGTGGGCGCCCAATAAGGCCATGAAGGCCAAAGACCAAGAAAGAAATGACCTGTTGTGACCCTGGACGTCAGGAGGCAGCCGCCGCCCTAGGAAAACCCCTGGCAGTAAGGGAGCTTGGGCACTGTCCCTTTTCCTGACTTTCCCTGGTGCTCACCTGCCTCCGGCGTGACCACAGTCTCAGAGGCCGGGCTGGGCTCCCCAGGGCCATATTTGTTGATGGCAGTGACTCGAAAGGTATAGTGGACATAAGGCGACAGCTTGAGGGTGGTGGAGGTCTGGTTCCCGGGCACCTTGCCCAGGCTGTACCACTTCTCGGGCGCCATCTCCTTGTCCTCAAATTCAATGTCATACTCTGCCAAGAAGTGAACCGGTGGTGGAGTCATTGGTGGGGGGCGAGTCGGGGGGGCGTGCAAAGTCTGACTCTCCCGGAGGAAGGGACAGGGAGCCAGGTGGGAGGGCGAACAGAGTACCATACTGCTGTCTTCTTACTCTCAATGGGGGCATTGTGGTCATCAGCCGGGCTCCAAGACAGGCGCACCTGGCTCTGCTTCAGCAGGTGGCGATCAGACAGCTCCAGCTGGGGCACAGGTCCGGGGCTCCCTAGGGGCCACAGGAGTTGGATCTCGGGCCCACTCACGACCAAGCTGGCCCACTTCCCCTGTGACGGATGCCTGGGCTCTCATGTCTCCCTCGCCTCTGTGCCATGAGGCGGATACCCTCTGGGGACTCACCCACCACCAGCAGCTCTGCCCGGCTCTCCGCCATGTCCAGCTTGGTACTGGCCACACAGCTGTAGTTGCCCTGGTCGCTGTAGTCCAGGCTGTGGATGACCAGGCGCTCCTCTTCTATGAAGTacctggtggggggtggggggtgg
Coding sequences:
- the L1CAM gene encoding neural cell adhesion molecule L1 isoform X3: MPVCGEASETHGRSKEALGTDWHLLLTLMQHVMEPPIITEQSPRRVVVFPTDDVSLKCEASGKPEVKFRWTRDGILFKPREELGVTVNQAPHSGSFSITGNSSNFAQSFQGTYRCFASNKLGTAMSHEIQLMAEGTPKWPKETVKPVEVEEGESVILPCHPPPSAEPLRIYWMNSKILHIKQDERVTMGQNGNLYFANVLTSDNHSDYICHAHFPGTRTIIQKEPIDLRVKATNSMMDRKPRLLFPTNSSSHLVALQGQPLVLECIAEGFPTPTIKWLRPSGPMPADRVTYQNHNKTLQLLNVVEEDDGEYRCLAENSLGSDRHAYYVTVEAAPYWLHKPQSHLYGPGETARLECQVQGRPQPEVTWRINGIPVEELGKDQKYRIHHGALVLSNLQPSDTMVTQCEARNRHGLLLANAYIYVVELPAKILTPDNETYMAVQGRTAYLLCKAFGAPVPSVQWLDRDGKTVLQDERFFPYANGTLGIRDLQANDTGHYFCQAANDQSNMTIVANLQVKDATRIMQGPRSAIEKRGSRVMFTCRASFDPSLQHSTTWRRDALDLQELGDSDKYFIEEERLVIHSLDYSDQGNYSCVASTKLDMAESRAELLVVGSPGPVPQLELSDRHLLKQSQVRLSWSPADDHNAPIEKYDIEFEDKEMAPEKWYSLGKVPGNQTSTTLKLSPYVHYTFRVTAINKYGPGEPSPASETVVTPEAAPEKNPMDVKGEGNETNNMVITWKPLRWMDWNAPQIQYRVQWRPQKMQGAWQEQIVSDPFLVVSNTSTFVPYEIKVQAVNSQGKGPEPQITIGYSGEDYPEASPLLEPVEALNSSTVLVRWQSVDPALVKGHLRGYNVTYWWEGSQRKHSKRHVHKGHVVVPANATSAILGGLRPYSSYQLEVQAFNGRGLGPASRVTFNTPEGVPGHPESLHLECQSDTSLLLHWQPPLSHNGVLTGYVLSYQPLNDGSKEQLSFDLPDPELRTHNLTNLSPRLRYRFQLQATTKEGPGEAIVREGGTMALSGTPDFGNISAMAGENYSVVSWVPKEGQCNFGFQIWFKALGDEKLVARLPPQYVSYNQSSYTQWDLQPDTDYEIQLLKEQVLLHQMAVKTNGTGRVRLPPTGFATEGWFIGFVSAIVVLLLVLLILCFIKRSKGGKYSVKDKEDTQVDSEARPMKDETFGEYSDNEEKAFGSSQPSLNGDIKPLGSDDSLADYGGSVDVQFNEDGSFIGQYSGKKEKEAAGGNDSSGAASPVNPAGTLE
- the L1CAM gene encoding neural cell adhesion molecule L1 isoform X2, coding for MPVCGEASETHGRSKEALGTDWHLLLTLMQHVMEPPIITEQSPRRVVVFPTDDVSLKCEASGKPEVKFRWTRDGILFKPREELGVTVNQAPHSGSFSITGNSSNFAQSFQGTYRCFASNKLGTAMSHEIQLMAEGTPKWPKETVKPVEVEEGESVILPCHPPPSAEPLRIYWMNSKILHIKQDERVTMGQNGNLYFANVLTSDNHSDYICHAHFPGTRTIIQKEPIDLRVKATNSMMDRKPRLLFPTNSSSHLVALQGQPLVLECIAEGFPTPTIKWLRPSGPMPADRVTYQNHNKTLQLLNVVEEDDGEYRCLAENSLGSDRHAYYVTVEAAPYWLHKPQSHLYGPGETARLECQVQGRPQPEVTWRINGIPVEELGKDQKYRIHHGALVLSNLQPSDTMVTQCEARNRHGLLLANAYIYVVALSSALSPMTAPRSELPAKILTPDNETYMAVQGRTAYLLCKAFGAPVPSVQWLDRDGKTVLQDERFFPYANGTLGIRDLQANDTGHYFCQAANDQSNMTIVANLQVKDATRIMQGPRSAIEKRGSRVMFTCRASFDPSLQHSTTWRRDALDLQELGDSDKYFIEEERLVIHSLDYSDQGNYSCVASTKLDMAESRAELLVVGSPGPVPQLELSDRHLLKQSQVRLSWSPADDHNAPIEKYDIEFEDKEMAPEKWYSLGKVPGNQTSTTLKLSPYVHYTFRVTAINKYGPGEPSPASETVVTPEAAPEKNPMDVKGEGNETNNMVITWKPLRWMDWNAPQIQYRVQWRPQKMQGAWQEQIVSDPFLVVSNTSTFVPYEIKVQAVNSQGKGPEPQITIGYSGEDYPEASPLLEPVEALNSSTVLVRWQSVDPALVKGHLRGYNVTYWWEGSQRKHSKRHVHKGHVVVPANATSAILGGLRPYSSYQLEVQAFNGRGLGPASRVTFNTPEGVPGHPESLHLECQSDTSLLLHWQPPLSHNGVLTGYVLSYQPLNDGSKEQLSFDLPDPELRTHNLTNLSPRLRYRFQLQATTKEGPGEAIVREGGTMALSGTPDFGNISAMAGENYSVVSWVPKEGQCNFGFQIWFKALGDEKLVARLPPQYVSYNQSSYTQWDLQPDTDYEIQLLKEQVLLHQMAVKTNGTGRVRLPPTGFATEGWFIGFVSAIVVLLLVLLILCFIKRSKGVKDKEDTQVDSEARPMKDETFGEYSDNEEKAFGSSQPSLNGDIKPLGSDDSLADYGGSVDVQFNEDGSFIGQYSGKKEKEAAGGNDSSGAASPVNPAGTLE
- the L1CAM gene encoding neural cell adhesion molecule L1 isoform X1, which produces MPVCGEASETHGRSKEALGTDWHLLLTLMQHVMEPPIITEQSPRRVVVFPTDDVSLKCEASGKPEVKFRWTRDGILFKPREELGVTVNQAPHSGSFSITGNSSNFAQSFQGTYRCFASNKLGTAMSHEIQLMAEGTPKWPKETVKPVEVEEGESVILPCHPPPSAEPLRIYWMNSKILHIKQDERVTMGQNGNLYFANVLTSDNHSDYICHAHFPGTRTIIQKEPIDLRVKATNSMMDRKPRLLFPTNSSSHLVALQGQPLVLECIAEGFPTPTIKWLRPSGPMPADRVTYQNHNKTLQLLNVVEEDDGEYRCLAENSLGSDRHAYYVTVEAAPYWLHKPQSHLYGPGETARLECQVQGRPQPEVTWRINGIPVEELGKDQKYRIHHGALVLSNLQPSDTMVTQCEARNRHGLLLANAYIYVVALSSALSPMTAPRSELPAKILTPDNETYMAVQGRTAYLLCKAFGAPVPSVQWLDRDGKTVLQDERFFPYANGTLGIRDLQANDTGHYFCQAANDQSNMTIVANLQVKDATRIMQGPRSAIEKRGSRVMFTCRASFDPSLQHSTTWRRDALDLQELGDSDKYFIEEERLVIHSLDYSDQGNYSCVASTKLDMAESRAELLVVGSPGPVPQLELSDRHLLKQSQVRLSWSPADDHNAPIEKYDIEFEDKEMAPEKWYSLGKVPGNQTSTTLKLSPYVHYTFRVTAINKYGPGEPSPASETVVTPEAAPEKNPMDVKGEGNETNNMVITWKPLRWMDWNAPQIQYRVQWRPQKMQGAWQEQIVSDPFLVVSNTSTFVPYEIKVQAVNSQGKGPEPQITIGYSGEDYPEASPLLEPVEALNSSTVLVRWQSVDPALVKGHLRGYNVTYWWEGSQRKHSKRHVHKGHVVVPANATSAILGGLRPYSSYQLEVQAFNGRGLGPASRVTFNTPEGVPGHPESLHLECQSDTSLLLHWQPPLSHNGVLTGYVLSYQPLNDGSKEQLSFDLPDPELRTHNLTNLSPRLRYRFQLQATTKEGPGEAIVREGGTMALSGTPDFGNISAMAGENYSVVSWVPKEGQCNFGFQIWFKALGDEKLVARLPPQYVSYNQSSYTQWDLQPDTDYEIQLLKEQVLLHQMAVKTNGTGRVRLPPTGFATEGWFIGFVSAIVVLLLVLLILCFIKRSKGGKYSVKDKEDTQVDSEARPMKDETFGEYSDNEEKAFGSSQPSLNGDIKPLGSDDSLADYGGSVDVQFNEDGSFIGQYSGKKEKEAAGGNDSSGAASPVNPAGTLE